A region from the Nocardioides exalbidus genome encodes:
- a CDS encoding AIM24 family protein, with the protein MRSELFDQANQENPTTERWSLHHRKTLRAVLGEPVLAAKGSMVAFQGQVTFEHKSAGSVGKMMRRLVTSEDTPLMTVAGQGEVFFADTAKDIFLVGLEGDGLSVNGTSLLAMDATLDYDVHRVKGAGMMTGGMFNTLIQGHGTVALTSDGQPLILDCSGPPTYVDMNAAVCWSANLVPQVVSSMNMRSMLRGGTGEAFQYAFQGPGFVVVQPSEGPVLPPHSH; encoded by the coding sequence ATGCGCAGCGAGCTCTTCGACCAGGCCAACCAGGAGAACCCGACCACCGAGAGGTGGAGCCTGCACCACCGCAAGACCTTGCGGGCGGTGCTGGGCGAGCCCGTGCTCGCGGCGAAGGGCTCGATGGTGGCGTTCCAGGGGCAGGTCACCTTCGAGCACAAGTCGGCCGGCTCGGTCGGCAAGATGATGCGCCGCCTGGTGACGTCGGAGGACACGCCCCTGATGACCGTGGCCGGCCAGGGCGAGGTCTTCTTCGCCGACACCGCCAAGGACATCTTCCTGGTCGGCCTCGAGGGCGACGGCCTGTCGGTCAACGGGACGTCCCTGCTCGCGATGGACGCGACGCTCGACTACGACGTCCACCGGGTCAAGGGCGCCGGGATGATGACCGGCGGGATGTTCAACACCCTGATCCAGGGACACGGCACGGTCGCGCTGACCAGCGACGGCCAGCCGCTGATCCTCGACTGCTCCGGCCCGCCGACCTACGTCGACATGAACGCCGCCGTCTGCTGGTCGGCCAACCTGGTGCCGCAGGTGGTCAGCTCGATGAACATGCGCTCGATGCTGCGCGGCGGCACGGGTGAGGCGTTCCAGTACGCCTTCCAGGGTCCGGGCTTCGTCGTCGTCCAGCCCTCCGAAGGACCCGTCCTCCCGCCGCACAGCCACTGA
- a CDS encoding cryptochrome/photolyase family protein, translating into MTTRWLFGDQLGPHFTDDHRGPLLMVESLAVLKRRRFHRAKAHLVLSAMRHRAAEFGDRMPYVRAETYAEVVADVEDLEVVHPTTFAALGLVERLGATVLPPRGFATPREDFERWAGARGSRRLVMEDFYRRARLAHGVLLDGGEPAGGQWNFDHDNREPPPRGATTLGVTEPWWPSEDDIDAEVRDDLDRWERDGTLMFLGRDGDRLFPATRREALAALDHFVEHRLPEFGAHEDAILEGDPWMAHSLVSAPMNLGLLDPLEVAERAEAAYRSGAAPIASVEGFVRQVIGWRDYVWHTYWHQGDAYRGENHLRASERLPQWFAELDADATDARCLSHTLGQVAENGWVHHIPRLMVLGSYALQRGWSPRQVTDWFHRAFVDGYDWVMVPNVVGMSQHADGGTMMTKPYTSGGAYISKMSDHCGSCRFDPKVRVGEDACPFTAGYWWFLDRHRETFEGNHRMSRAVKGLDRLKDLDELVEQESARGNRAP; encoded by the coding sequence ATGACGACCCGCTGGCTGTTCGGCGACCAGCTCGGCCCGCACTTCACCGACGACCACCGCGGGCCGCTGCTCATGGTCGAGTCGCTCGCGGTGCTGAAGCGGCGACGCTTCCACCGGGCGAAGGCGCACCTCGTGCTGAGCGCGATGCGCCACCGCGCGGCGGAGTTCGGCGACCGGATGCCCTACGTCAGGGCCGAGACGTACGCCGAGGTGGTGGCCGACGTCGAGGACCTCGAGGTCGTGCACCCGACCACCTTCGCCGCCCTGGGCCTGGTCGAGCGGCTCGGGGCGACCGTCCTGCCGCCGCGGGGCTTCGCCACCCCGCGCGAGGACTTCGAGCGCTGGGCGGGCGCGCGGGGGAGCCGGCGGCTGGTGATGGAGGACTTCTACCGGCGCGCGCGGCTCGCGCACGGCGTGCTGCTCGACGGCGGCGAGCCGGCCGGCGGCCAGTGGAACTTCGACCACGACAACCGCGAGCCCCCGCCGCGCGGGGCGACGACGCTGGGCGTCACCGAGCCGTGGTGGCCCAGCGAGGACGACATCGACGCGGAGGTGCGTGACGACCTCGACCGGTGGGAGCGCGACGGCACCCTGATGTTCCTCGGTCGTGACGGCGACCGGCTCTTCCCCGCCACCCGGCGCGAGGCGCTGGCCGCCCTCGACCACTTCGTCGAGCACCGGCTGCCGGAGTTCGGCGCGCACGAGGACGCCATCCTCGAGGGCGACCCGTGGATGGCGCACAGCCTGGTCAGCGCGCCGATGAACCTCGGCCTGCTCGACCCGCTCGAGGTCGCCGAGCGGGCGGAGGCGGCGTACCGCTCGGGGGCTGCACCGATCGCCAGCGTGGAGGGCTTCGTCCGGCAGGTCATCGGGTGGCGCGACTACGTCTGGCACACGTACTGGCACCAGGGCGACGCCTACCGGGGGGAGAACCACCTGCGCGCGAGCGAGCGGCTCCCGCAGTGGTTCGCCGAGCTCGACGCCGATGCGACCGACGCGCGCTGCCTCTCGCACACCCTCGGCCAGGTCGCCGAGAACGGCTGGGTGCACCACATCCCGCGGCTGATGGTGCTGGGGTCCTACGCCCTCCAGCGCGGGTGGTCGCCGCGGCAGGTCACGGACTGGTTCCACCGCGCGTTCGTCGACGGCTACGACTGGGTGATGGTGCCCAACGTCGTCGGCATGTCCCAGCACGCCGACGGCGGCACGATGATGACCAAGCCCTACACCTCCGGCGGGGCCTACATCTCGAAGATGTCGGACCACTGCGGGTCGTGCCGCTTCGACCCGAAGGTCCGGGTGGGGGAGGACGCGTGTCCGTTCACCGCCGGCTACTGGTGGTTCCTCGACCGGCACCGGGAGACGTTCGAGGGCAACCACCGGATGTCGCGCGCCGTGAAGGGGCTCGATCGGCTCAAGGACCTCGACGAGCTCGTCGAGCAGGAGTCCGCGCGAGGCAACCGCGCGCCCTGA
- a CDS encoding DUF2945 domain-containing protein gives MAIRTGTTVKWKWGSSWAEGKVTEVHHDDVSRTTKGEKITRHGSEDDPAYVIEQEDGTTVLKLQSEVERA, from the coding sequence ATGGCGATCCGCACCGGCACGACCGTGAAGTGGAAGTGGGGCTCCTCGTGGGCCGAGGGGAAGGTCACCGAGGTGCACCACGACGACGTCTCCCGCACCACCAAGGGCGAGAAGATCACCCGCCACGGCAGCGAGGACGACCCGGCCTACGTCATCGAGCAGGAGGACGGCACCACCGTGCTCAAGCTGCAGAGCGAGGTCGAGCGGGCCTGA
- a CDS encoding helix-turn-helix domain-containing protein, with protein sequence MDDDDVLRGVGPRLRQLRLEREATLGDLAEETGISVSTLSRLEAGQRKPTLELLLPLARAHRVALDELVDAPETGDPRIRSKPVVRHGRTFISLTRRPGGLQSYKILMPIEDEPSPVLRTHEGYEWLYVLSGRVRLILGTRDLTLGPGEVVEFDTRTPHWLGNPGPTVTEVLAIFGPQGERMHVRS encoded by the coding sequence ATGGACGACGACGACGTGCTGCGCGGGGTGGGCCCGCGGCTGCGCCAGCTCCGGCTCGAGCGCGAGGCCACCCTGGGCGACCTGGCGGAGGAGACCGGCATCTCCGTGAGCACCCTGTCGCGGCTCGAGGCCGGGCAGCGCAAGCCGACCCTGGAGCTGCTCCTCCCGCTGGCGCGAGCCCACCGGGTCGCCCTCGACGAGCTCGTCGACGCACCGGAGACCGGTGACCCGCGGATCCGCTCGAAGCCGGTGGTCCGGCACGGGCGCACCTTCATCTCGCTCACCCGGCGTCCCGGCGGGCTCCAGTCCTACAAGATCCTGATGCCGATCGAGGACGAGCCGTCGCCGGTGCTGCGCACCCACGAGGGCTACGAGTGGCTGTACGTCCTGAGCGGCCGCGTCCGCCTGATCCTCGGCACCCGTGACCTGACCCTGGGCCCGGGCGAGGTGGTGGAGTTCGACACCCGCACCCCGCACTGGCTCGGGAACCCGGGGCCGACCGTCACCGAGGTGCTGGCGATCTTCGGGCCGCAGGGCGAGCGGATGCACGTCCGCTCCTGA